The Candidatus Nitrosocosmicus franklandus genome contains a region encoding:
- a CDS encoding TetR/AcrR family transcriptional regulator: protein MCPKVTSQHREEIRGRILQSAIECFSKNGFDRTRMDEISLSADVSKGTLYNYFNSKEDLFHALCDDSLELLKIQLDKLFISSKNDLISNAELFYENFQKIQKAGTTEVFFEAISESPRNPKLQEILFRHRMKIFKVVENYLQLQIEKGFLRGDTNIEFVASGLVSLFDGISAGSLLGMPEEFNKKVWAVTIRTILSTLQKHQTN, encoded by the coding sequence TTGTGTCCAAAGGTTACATCTCAACACAGAGAGGAAATAAGGGGAAGAATCCTTCAATCTGCAATAGAGTGTTTTTCTAAAAACGGATTTGACAGGACAAGAATGGATGAAATATCGTTATCTGCAGATGTAAGTAAGGGTACTTTATACAACTATTTTAACAGCAAGGAGGATTTGTTTCATGCCTTATGTGATGATAGTCTTGAGTTGTTGAAGATACAATTGGATAAATTATTTATTAGTAGCAAAAATGACCTAATTTCTAATGCTGAGTTATTCTACGAAAACTTTCAGAAAATTCAGAAGGCGGGAACTACCGAGGTTTTTTTTGAAGCTATATCAGAATCTCCACGTAATCCAAAATTACAAGAAATCTTGTTTAGGCATAGGATGAAAATTTTTAAGGTTGTCGAAAATTATTTACAACTTCAAATAGAAAAGGGATTTTTACGAGGTGATACAAATATAGAATTCGTCGCCTCTGGTTTGGTTTCTTTATTTGATGGTATTAGTGCCGGAAGCTTGTTGGGGATGCCTGAGGAATTTAATAAAAAGGTATGGGCAGTAACAATTAGAACAATTCTATCAACACTTCAAAAACACCAAACTAATTGA
- the proS gene encoding proline--tRNA ligase has protein sequence MNKEFGLTVKKNENFSEWYSQVIEKAGLADYISAKGFIIVRPYGYAIWELIKEYLDKKFKETGHVNGFLPCLIPEGLLNKEEKHFRGFNPEVFWVTSSGDTPLAERLALRPTSEALLYSIFPKWISSYRDLPLRINFWNTALRAEIKSTKPFIRNSEFLWQEGHTAHIDNEGAKEQVIKILSIYKQFIENVLLIPTISGFKSNKEKFVGADYTTTLEGMMPDGKALQLGTSHNLGRNFSQPFEIKFLNSNNKEEFVWQTSWGISWRLIGALIMVHGDDKGLILPPVVAPIQIIIIPIYKDQNQELVKKHANSLKNQLSDLGYRVFVDERDEFTAGWKYNEWEMKGVPIRINIGQRDIEKNTIEIVRRDNRQKKLIPLNTVSAEIKETFKMLESDLYKNALRFLQDMTHLVENINDFKLLLDKGRGGFLVTNWCGNEDCEERIKEDTGADIRVLPFDIHDLPIKIGNGAAFLTLRQCVYCRQESNQIAVFARAY, from the coding sequence ATCAATAAGGAATTTGGTCTTACTGTTAAGAAGAATGAGAATTTCAGTGAATGGTATTCACAAGTAATCGAAAAGGCTGGATTGGCAGATTATATCTCAGCAAAGGGATTCATTATTGTTAGACCATATGGATATGCCATATGGGAATTAATTAAAGAATATCTCGACAAAAAGTTCAAAGAGACCGGTCACGTCAATGGATTCTTACCTTGTCTTATCCCCGAGGGTTTATTAAACAAGGAGGAAAAACACTTTAGGGGATTCAATCCAGAAGTTTTTTGGGTTACTTCTTCTGGTGATACTCCCTTAGCTGAAAGATTGGCTCTGAGGCCTACTTCTGAAGCACTATTATATTCAATTTTTCCCAAGTGGATTTCTAGTTACAGAGATCTGCCATTAAGAATAAATTTTTGGAATACTGCTTTGAGAGCAGAAATAAAGTCTACCAAGCCATTTATTAGAAATTCGGAATTCTTATGGCAAGAAGGTCATACTGCTCACATTGATAATGAGGGAGCCAAAGAACAAGTTATAAAAATATTATCTATTTACAAGCAATTCATCGAAAATGTTCTCTTGATTCCTACAATTTCAGGATTTAAAAGTAATAAAGAAAAATTTGTTGGAGCGGATTATACAACTACGTTAGAAGGGATGATGCCTGATGGGAAGGCGCTACAGCTTGGAACCTCACACAATTTAGGCAGAAATTTTTCTCAACCTTTTGAAATAAAGTTTCTTAATAGTAATAACAAAGAAGAGTTTGTTTGGCAAACATCTTGGGGAATATCCTGGAGATTGATTGGGGCGCTAATAATGGTACATGGTGATGATAAGGGTCTAATCCTCCCGCCTGTTGTTGCTCCGATTCAAATCATTATTATCCCAATATACAAAGATCAAAACCAAGAGTTGGTTAAGAAACATGCTAACAGTTTAAAAAATCAATTAAGTGATCTGGGGTACAGGGTGTTTGTAGATGAAAGGGATGAATTTACAGCGGGATGGAAATACAACGAATGGGAGATGAAAGGAGTTCCAATACGGATCAATATAGGACAACGGGACATCGAAAAAAATACCATAGAGATAGTTAGAAGAGATAATCGACAAAAGAAATTGATCCCTTTAAACACTGTGTCAGCTGAAATAAAAGAAACCTTTAAAATGCTGGAATCTGATTTGTACAAGAACGCACTAAGATTTCTTCAAGATATGACTCACCTTGTAGAAAATATTAACGATTTCAAGCTATTACTAGACAAGGGACGGGGTGGATTTTTGGTGACTAATTGGTGCGGTAATGAAGATTGTGAAGAGAGAATCAAAGAAGATACCGGAGCTGACATACGTGTCTTGCCATTTGATATTCATGATTTGCCAATTAAAATAGGAAATGGCGCAGCATTTCTGACTCTAAGACAATGCGTATATTGTAGACAAGAATCTAACCAAATTGCTGTCTTTGCTCGTGCTTATTAG
- a CDS encoding cupin domain-containing protein has protein sequence MDKHPNSSRIFDLDEIMPQTENPLGSITRMDADNFPILRGMAGSLLRLKKKGSLQIPHWHINSVELNYCLSGKARMTMYGNGKKDAFILNPGQLTFVPKGYWHDIENIGEEELKVIMVHDDERPTQISLTESVQSLPKDILNSIFGLSQQAVFSQLENNGFFDYIVASLHTDETGGNITNAKNSESETNPYTINLRAMEPQIQTPGGIARLGSTPYFPILKGLSVFVLDLEPRGIIEPHTHPNAGELNYVIDGKVRFTILGPNNEVETGEMGKGQVFFVPAGYFHYLQNSDYSRQGIVASFFSNESPQFIGLVGAMSSYSNEVIEAVFSKESGFFKDFPHVVKNIFISAETK, from the coding sequence ATGGATAAACACCCTAATTCATCACGAATATTTGATTTAGATGAAATAATGCCTCAAACTGAAAATCCGCTCGGTAGTATAACTCGAATGGATGCAGATAATTTTCCAATTTTAAGAGGAATGGCTGGGTCACTGCTCCGGCTGAAAAAAAAAGGAAGTTTACAGATTCCGCATTGGCATATCAATTCAGTTGAGTTGAATTATTGTTTGTCTGGAAAAGCTAGAATGACTATGTATGGAAATGGGAAGAAAGATGCTTTTATCTTGAACCCGGGTCAATTGACTTTTGTGCCCAAAGGTTATTGGCATGATATCGAAAACATAGGAGAAGAAGAATTGAAGGTAATCATGGTTCATGATGATGAACGTCCCACACAGATTAGTTTAACGGAATCCGTTCAATCCTTACCAAAGGATATTTTAAACAGCATTTTTGGTTTAAGCCAGCAAGCAGTGTTTTCTCAATTAGAAAACAATGGATTTTTTGATTACATCGTAGCTTCGCTTCATACGGATGAGACTGGAGGTAACATTACAAATGCAAAAAATAGTGAAAGTGAAACAAATCCGTATACCATTAATCTCAGAGCAATGGAACCTCAAATACAAACCCCTGGTGGTATTGCAAGACTAGGAAGTACTCCATACTTTCCAATTTTAAAGGGATTATCAGTCTTTGTACTAGATTTAGAACCAAGAGGGATCATCGAACCTCATACTCATCCAAATGCCGGAGAGTTGAATTATGTAATTGACGGCAAAGTACGATTTACAATTCTAGGACCGAATAATGAGGTAGAAACAGGTGAGATGGGTAAAGGACAAGTGTTTTTCGTTCCTGCAGGATATTTTCATTATCTACAAAACTCTGATTATTCACGTCAAGGCATTGTGGCTTCCTTTTTTAGTAATGAAAGTCCTCAATTCATAGGTCTAGTTGGTGCCATGAGCTCATACTCTAATGAGGTTATTGAAGCAGTATTTAGCAAGGAGTCGGGCTTTTTTAAAGATTTTCCTCATGTGGTGAAAAATATATTTATTTCTGCCGAAACCAAGTGA
- a CDS encoding MFS transporter has translation MKNSESSERIHVSTWITLAILGSTILITMYGETMLLPAIGDIIKEFDISYSTSSWILTAYLISGAVMTPIAGKLSDIYGRKKMVLIIFVIYIVGIAIGGISSNIYMLILARVIQGIGISMFPIAFGIIKDQFPSSKIAIGVGIFSSMFAAGSVVGMAIGGTIIKNFGWQATFFTIIPIAIILWIIIQKRIRNDDHIQIIKATEVEKRLDSSNTLRKSSDATNIHEKQHIDIKGALSLAFSISSFLLTITYFASINSESHDSTSLDGIILASLIALTILSTMSFVLIEKRVKEPLIPLKLITDKILLPSNIILLVFGITMFMVYQTIPILVTSPTPYGFGGDAIQSAMVQLPFMIVFLIFAPSSGFIVSKIGNFKPIIVGSILTTIGFTSLFLFHVNELTIALNLVVISAGLALTQVGAFNITLQHTPHRFSGVSIGISVVLVLMGSSIGPVIASTFMQTFQEITSEINIESYPAPLSYNLIFLTATIISLASFPCMILLRKRTLNTLVSKIGKS, from the coding sequence ATGAAAAATTCAGAATCCTCAGAGAGAATACACGTATCGACATGGATTACTCTTGCGATACTGGGTTCAACCATCCTTATCACAATGTACGGCGAAACGATGTTATTACCTGCTATTGGTGACATAATAAAAGAGTTTGATATTTCTTACAGTACATCATCGTGGATACTCACTGCCTATTTGATTTCAGGAGCAGTAATGACTCCTATCGCTGGAAAACTATCCGATATCTACGGAAGGAAGAAAATGGTTCTAATAATTTTCGTCATCTACATAGTAGGGATAGCTATAGGCGGAATTTCCAGCAATATTTACATGTTAATTCTGGCGCGTGTAATACAAGGTATAGGTATCTCTATGTTTCCAATTGCATTCGGAATAATCAAGGACCAATTCCCATCTTCAAAGATTGCCATAGGAGTAGGTATTTTTAGTTCCATGTTTGCTGCAGGCTCAGTTGTAGGTATGGCAATAGGAGGCACAATTATTAAGAACTTTGGATGGCAAGCAACATTCTTTACTATCATCCCAATTGCAATTATACTTTGGATCATAATTCAAAAACGCATTAGAAATGATGATCACATACAGATCATCAAAGCGACAGAGGTCGAAAAAAGACTGGATTCTTCCAACACTTTAAGAAAGTCCTCAGATGCCACCAACATTCATGAAAAACAACATATTGACATAAAAGGGGCACTATCGCTGGCTTTTTCAATTTCCTCTTTTCTATTAACGATAACATACTTTGCAAGCATCAATAGCGAATCGCATGATTCTACATCGCTTGATGGAATAATTTTGGCATCTTTGATTGCTTTGACTATTCTCTCAACTATGTCATTTGTATTGATCGAGAAGAGGGTAAAAGAACCCTTGATTCCTCTAAAGTTAATTACAGATAAGATACTACTCCCATCAAATATCATTTTACTTGTTTTTGGTATCACCATGTTTATGGTATATCAAACCATTCCTATCCTAGTAACTAGTCCAACACCATATGGATTTGGTGGAGATGCCATCCAAAGTGCAATGGTGCAATTGCCATTCATGATAGTATTCTTAATATTTGCACCTTCGTCTGGATTTATTGTATCAAAAATCGGCAACTTTAAACCAATTATAGTTGGAAGTATCCTTACCACAATAGGCTTTACCAGTTTATTTTTGTTCCATGTGAACGAACTAACGATTGCATTAAACTTGGTTGTGATATCTGCAGGATTGGCTCTTACTCAGGTGGGGGCCTTCAATATTACATTGCAACACACTCCCCATCGATTTAGCGGGGTATCTATAGGAATTTCGGTTGTGCTAGTATTGATGGGCAGTTCAATTGGACCTGTGATCGCATCAACATTTATGCAAACATTCCAAGAAATTACATCAGAAATAAATATAGAATCTTATCCAGCACCACTTTCCTATAACTTGATCTTCTTGACAGCTACAATTATATCATTAGCATCATTCCCATGTATGATATTATTAAGAAAACGAACTCTGAATACTTTAGTAAGCAAAATAGGGAAATCATGA
- a CDS encoding O-methyltransferase: protein MTNSDTISPHTRIFRILSQLESQSELERSGRVNISHEDSMLAITNDTGKFLNILLTAINCNRILEIGTSVGYSTLWMALTLVQNKERLYNLERSILTVEKSPSKIKRAKKNFEDAGVINLIEIAEGNALDILDHIPEKISNDKIWKNIPFDFVFLDADKENLIRYFELVFPLVRKGGLIVTDNILLPEDYKTSMDEYVNHVRAKKEVQSVTVPIGYGEEISLKLI from the coding sequence ATGACAAATTCTGATACAATATCGCCTCATACTCGAATTTTTCGGATCCTGTCTCAGCTGGAATCACAATCAGAATTGGAACGTTCGGGCAGGGTAAACATTTCTCATGAAGACTCCATGTTAGCTATTACCAATGATACTGGCAAGTTCCTTAACATATTACTTACGGCTATTAATTGTAACAGGATTTTAGAGATAGGAACATCAGTTGGGTACTCTACTTTATGGATGGCCCTCACTCTAGTGCAGAATAAAGAACGATTATACAATTTAGAAAGAAGCATTCTTACGGTAGAAAAAAGTCCGTCTAAAATTAAAAGAGCAAAAAAAAATTTTGAAGATGCAGGAGTTATCAATTTGATAGAAATTGCTGAGGGGAATGCTTTAGATATTCTTGATCACATCCCAGAAAAGATATCGAATGATAAAATCTGGAAAAATATACCGTTTGACTTTGTTTTTTTGGATGCAGATAAGGAAAATTTGATAAGATACTTTGAGTTGGTATTCCCACTAGTGAGAAAAGGCGGATTAATTGTAACAGATAATATTTTGCTACCAGAGGATTACAAGACATCAATGGACGAGTATGTAAATCATGTTAGAGCAAAAAAAGAGGTTCAATCCGTAACCGTTCCTATCGGATATGGGGAAGAAATAAGTCTAAAACTGATTTGA
- a CDS encoding signal peptidase I, whose translation MSKNQKDRKRRDIKIIIIIVVVFAIAFISIRTILADSNPFYVVASGSMIPVLNVNDLIIVWAKDNNTSFESADIGDIIVFKAPDPSEDNKTIVHRVSAIIENGNNLTGNVILCAPIAINEVIQEKTILTKGDANECSIPGIDFPITEENYVGKVVLTIPQVGIIPQVLKPPVNYVIIAIIGGLLAYSFIRGSNKDKEEEKEKLKDD comes from the coding sequence TTGTCTAAAAATCAAAAGGATAGAAAGAGAAGGGATATCAAGATAATCATTATTATAGTTGTCGTATTCGCTATAGCCTTTATATCTATTAGAACGATTTTAGCCGATTCAAACCCTTTCTATGTAGTCGCAAGCGGTAGCATGATTCCTGTCTTAAATGTAAACGACCTTATCATAGTATGGGCGAAGGACAATAACACATCTTTTGAGAGTGCAGATATCGGAGACATTATTGTCTTTAAGGCTCCTGATCCTAGTGAGGACAATAAGACAATAGTTCATAGAGTTTCCGCTATAATTGAAAATGGAAACAACTTGACCGGTAATGTAATCCTCTGTGCACCCATTGCCATTAATGAGGTTATACAAGAAAAAACAATATTAACAAAAGGAGATGCTAACGAATGTTCTATTCCTGGAATCGATTTTCCAATAACTGAGGAAAATTACGTTGGAAAAGTAGTTCTTACAATTCCACAGGTAGGAATAATACCACAGGTGTTAAAACCTCCGGTTAATTATGTAATAATAGCAATAATAGGGGGATTGCTAGCATATTCATTTATCCGTGGAAGTAACAAAGATAAAGAAGAAGAAAAAGAAAAACTAAAGGATGATTGA
- a CDS encoding DUF367 family protein, with protein MCADQIELAVLMYRQDDPQKCTASRLVKFRLANEVRRIPNSFVVLNPYSDKLLTASDAMRFKGICGIDCSWNLASKVIRGSKKYTNNRKLPALLAGNPTNYAKLGMLSTVEAISAALYIMGYKSKSNDILNKFKWGHTFMDLNLDILEDYSKAFDEDALRVIEKEYFPNYFL; from the coding sequence GTGTGTGCGGATCAGATTGAATTAGCTGTCTTGATGTATAGACAGGATGATCCTCAAAAGTGCACCGCCTCCAGGCTGGTTAAATTTCGCTTAGCCAATGAAGTGCGACGGATTCCTAACTCGTTTGTAGTACTAAACCCTTATTCGGACAAACTCCTAACAGCGTCTGATGCAATGCGCTTTAAGGGGATCTGTGGAATCGATTGTTCATGGAATCTTGCTTCAAAAGTAATCCGGGGTTCAAAAAAATACACGAATAACAGGAAACTTCCCGCACTATTAGCTGGGAACCCTACAAATTACGCTAAATTAGGAATGCTTTCTACTGTTGAGGCTATATCTGCTGCTCTTTATATTATGGGTTATAAATCAAAATCTAACGACATTTTGAATAAATTCAAATGGGGTCATACTTTTATGGATCTAAATTTAGATATTCTGGAAGATTATTCTAAAGCTTTTGATGAGGACGCGTTAAGAGTTATTGAGAAGGAATACTTTCCAAATTATTTTTTATAA
- a CDS encoding gamma carbonic anhydrase family protein yields the protein MSLLPFKNKVPKINSDCFVAPNSMVIGDVEIGSLSSVWFGTIVRGDVHYIRVGSSTNIQDNSVVHVTSNKYPTIIGNNVTVGHSVTLHGCSISDNSLIGIGSVIMDQCEVGEWSIVAAGSMVKPNTKIPSGKLWGGLPAKEIRDISEEEKDWIRNLSNHYVELSKQYLSI from the coding sequence GTGTCCTTACTACCGTTTAAGAATAAGGTCCCAAAAATAAATTCTGACTGTTTTGTCGCACCAAATTCAATGGTAATTGGAGATGTAGAAATAGGTTCTCTATCATCTGTATGGTTTGGGACTATTGTAAGAGGAGATGTACATTATATCCGAGTTGGATCTAGCACCAATATTCAGGATAATAGTGTGGTACATGTGACTTCTAACAAATATCCTACAATAATTGGAAATAATGTTACCGTCGGACATTCTGTTACATTGCATGGTTGTTCGATTTCTGACAATTCATTGATTGGAATTGGGTCTGTGATCATGGATCAATGCGAAGTAGGAGAGTGGTCAATAGTGGCAGCAGGTTCCATGGTTAAACCTAATACCAAAATACCCTCTGGAAAATTGTGGGGTGGGCTTCCAGCAAAAGAAATCCGTGACATAAGTGAAGAGGAGAAAGATTGGATAAGGAATTTGTCAAATCATTATGTTGAATTATCAAAACAGTATTTGAGTATATAA
- a CDS encoding ATP-binding protein, producing MELKVHPSFFREFATKTWISPYEIVRELIENAFDEDATNVIVTVLNNGNIIIEDNAGMNSESMDKFLILGSPHKAEETLSPNLKRLRTGRYGTGRLSFLTSFDQMKIKTRRDGFSKSTVIDGNTLEELINGRAKLSELKEPRLNRNGTEILLKGPKISIDINKLAKEIKKLSILKYPLFDVYIKSAEDFKEWDLSNAQLIRSPDIQGYKLNVNMDNPRITGEIVIARRPLGSDEKGIAIMVGNHVVLRSNFGFENKLNRVTGYVKCDALTSRFADKSALIENDIYHSFNQSVKSFIVDQVLPSLTEYEDVLITREESKIYKEIDKVMGQAVLETLEPVEEIQGFESVEVNSDQLESGNTDLTNPVSSLEEQNQENRNDFLSKDSGEDYTKKAKDEKGRGNNLLSDENFSGSNSLNHPTLVTKSISVLDPQNKINDGKWDPERENKGLERASLSSSYGYLNQDSSTNESSRHNNNQSLSSVSAVGETGNYIKKTVRKPILKKTFTLKKIGYKVIPYEDETDPRYSFTNENIVFVNKAHSTYKVEAERGDEFLFRHITNIVAEVVVGSKYPEAKDILEIQNKLISEAIKIHDYSMLKK from the coding sequence ATGGAATTAAAGGTTCACCCGTCATTTTTTAGAGAATTTGCTACCAAAACTTGGATTTCTCCCTATGAAATAGTACGTGAATTAATCGAAAACGCCTTTGATGAGGATGCAACAAACGTCATAGTTACAGTATTGAATAACGGAAATATCATAATCGAAGATAATGCAGGAATGAATTCCGAATCTATGGATAAATTTTTGATTCTCGGGTCGCCGCATAAGGCCGAAGAAACCCTTTCTCCCAATCTGAAAAGATTAAGAACGGGGAGATATGGCACTGGTAGATTATCATTTCTAACTTCGTTTGATCAAATGAAAATAAAAACACGAAGGGATGGTTTCAGTAAATCAACAGTTATTGATGGAAACACCTTGGAGGAGCTTATAAATGGACGCGCCAAATTAAGCGAATTAAAGGAACCAAGACTCAATAGAAATGGTACGGAAATTCTGCTAAAGGGTCCAAAAATCAGCATCGACATTAACAAGCTAGCCAAGGAAATTAAAAAACTATCGATTCTAAAGTATCCATTATTTGATGTGTATATCAAATCTGCAGAAGATTTTAAAGAGTGGGACTTGAGCAACGCTCAGTTAATACGTTCACCCGATATCCAAGGTTACAAACTTAATGTTAACATGGACAATCCAAGAATTACTGGGGAAATTGTAATTGCGAGAAGGCCCCTTGGTTCAGATGAAAAAGGTATAGCAATCATGGTAGGAAATCACGTAGTTTTGAGAAGTAATTTTGGATTTGAAAATAAATTAAACCGAGTTACAGGATATGTCAAATGTGATGCACTGACTTCCAGATTCGCCGACAAATCAGCATTAATTGAAAATGATATCTATCATAGTTTTAATCAAAGTGTTAAATCCTTTATCGTAGATCAAGTTCTTCCGAGCTTAACTGAATATGAGGATGTTTTGATCACAAGAGAAGAATCAAAAATCTATAAGGAGATAGACAAAGTCATGGGTCAGGCAGTATTGGAAACCCTAGAACCAGTAGAGGAAATACAAGGATTTGAATCAGTGGAGGTAAATTCTGATCAACTAGAGTCAGGGAACACAGATTTAACAAATCCAGTTTCGAGTTTAGAAGAACAAAATCAAGAAAATAGAAATGATTTTTTGTCCAAAGATTCAGGCGAAGACTATACTAAAAAAGCAAAGGACGAAAAAGGTAGAGGAAATAATTTGCTGAGTGATGAAAACTTTTCTGGTTCAAATAGTCTAAACCATCCGACTCTTGTGACAAAGTCAATATCTGTTCTTGATCCACAAAACAAAATAAATGATGGGAAATGGGATCCAGAAAGGGAAAATAAAGGTTTGGAAAGAGCGAGTCTTTCATCATCTTATGGGTACCTAAATCAAGATTCTTCAACGAATGAATCATCAAGACATAATAACAATCAATCATTATCATCAGTCAGCGCAGTCGGAGAAACTGGCAATTATATTAAAAAAACGGTCAGAAAACCCATTCTAAAGAAAACATTTACCCTCAAGAAAATTGGATATAAAGTAATACCATATGAAGATGAAACAGACCCTAGATACAGTTTTACAAACGAGAATATTGTTTTTGTCAACAAAGCTCATTCGACGTATAAGGTAGAGGCAGAAAGAGGAGATGAATTTCTTTTTAGACACATAACAAACATAGTTGCCGAGGTAGTTGTAGGATCAAAATATCCAGAAGCTAAAGATATTTTGGAAATTCAGAATAAGTTGATTTCTGAAGCAATAAAAATCCATGACTACTCCATGTTGAAAAAATAA
- a CDS encoding proteasome subunit beta gives MPGATAVGITYNDGVLLAAEKRVSYGNFVVNKNTKKTFNVTDYVGAACAGMVADMQVLVRQVSALSKIRKLETRRDVEPNSVAKLMSVIMFERRYFPLLTQVVVGGITTGKPEIYTLDPLGSVLPDRYAAVGTGAEMALGVMDAEYEENMDEEKATNLALKAIRSSIQRDSASGDGIDILIINKKGSNENTFPAL, from the coding sequence ATGCCAGGGGCAACAGCAGTAGGTATTACATATAATGATGGAGTACTGTTGGCTGCTGAGAAGAGAGTTTCGTATGGTAATTTTGTTGTTAATAAGAATACTAAGAAAACCTTTAATGTAACTGATTATGTTGGTGCCGCATGTGCAGGTATGGTTGCGGATATGCAGGTTTTAGTTAGACAGGTAAGTGCATTGTCTAAAATAAGAAAGCTAGAGACCCGACGGGATGTCGAGCCAAACTCTGTAGCAAAGCTTATGTCCGTAATAATGTTTGAAAGAAGATACTTCCCACTGCTGACTCAGGTGGTTGTTGGCGGAATAACTACAGGAAAACCAGAAATTTACACCCTCGATCCCTTAGGATCTGTTTTACCCGACAGATATGCCGCTGTAGGTACTGGAGCGGAAATGGCACTAGGAGTCATGGATGCCGAGTATGAAGAAAACATGGATGAAGAAAAAGCTACAAATCTGGCACTAAAAGCTATTCGATCTTCGATCCAACGAGATTCGGCAAGTGGAGACGGGATAGATATTTTAATAATTAACAAGAAAGGAAGCAACGAAAACACTTTCCCGGCTTTGTAG
- a CDS encoding PUA domain-containing protein has product MSKKDTERILKGLEKSWAKVTIPKTKNIKIFEIEENKSILIIDSMVAVLTANESILPFLGKTEILDIFPSVTVDSGSIKFICNGAKILRPGIVGFDSFKKNEIVTVKDEKFKKYLAIGLALEDSDRAQAMEKGQIINNLHFVGDKYWNAFKEISFRI; this is encoded by the coding sequence ATGTCCAAGAAAGATACAGAAAGAATCTTAAAAGGTTTAGAGAAGAGTTGGGCAAAAGTAACCATCCCAAAGACAAAGAATATAAAAATTTTTGAAATCGAAGAAAATAAAAGCATTTTGATAATTGATAGCATGGTTGCAGTTCTCACTGCCAATGAGTCGATATTACCATTTCTCGGGAAAACCGAAATCCTTGATATATTTCCATCTGTTACTGTAGATTCTGGATCCATTAAATTTATTTGCAATGGCGCAAAAATCTTAAGGCCAGGCATAGTCGGTTTCGATTCTTTTAAAAAAAATGAAATAGTTACGGTAAAAGATGAAAAGTTTAAAAAGTACCTGGCAATTGGGCTAGCACTAGAAGACAGCGATCGTGCTCAAGCTATGGAAAAAGGACAGATAATAAATAATCTTCATTTCGTAGGAGACAAGTATTGGAATGCATTTAAAGAAATTTCCTTCCGAATTTAA
- a CDS encoding DDE-type integrase/transposase/recombinase — protein sequence MISRNRTPSRYVYYGLHLYFSGLSLRKASERLSQMYKRNHVSIWNWIQKYRPQKLKASRRRILEYIVDETMLKVGSEYIWLWVAIEPANRQILALSISKERNMFVAERYLSNLIKVHGKHPVSTDGGTWYPMACQFLKLDHHIHSSYEKSVIERTMQYIKDRTESFDDYFPCRIKNCKLKHVRNWLRLFVDYHNNEIKHVN from the coding sequence ATGATTAGCAGAAACAGAACACCTTCAAGGTATGTGTATTATGGCTTACATTTGTACTTTTCAGGTTTATCTTTAAGAAAAGCCTCGGAAAGATTGTCTCAGATGTATAAAAGAAACCATGTCTCCATCTGGAATTGGATTCAAAAATACAGGCCTCAAAAATTGAAAGCATCAAGAAGAAGAATTCTAGAATATATTGTAGACGAGACAATGTTGAAGGTAGGGTCAGAATACATCTGGCTTTGGGTGGCGATAGAGCCTGCAAACAGACAGATCCTCGCACTTTCTATATCCAAAGAGAGAAACATGTTTGTTGCAGAAAGATATCTTTCTAATTTGATCAAAGTTCATGGAAAGCACCCAGTTTCTACAGATGGTGGGACTTGGTATCCCATGGCTTGTCAGTTTCTCAAACTCGATCACCATATTCATTCCTCTTACGAGAAAAGTGTAATCGAAAGAACGATGCAATATATCAAGGATAGAACCGAAAGTTTCGATGATTACTTTCCTTGTAGAATAAAGAACTGCAAGTTAAAGCATGTACGGAATTGGCTGCGGCTCTTTGTAGACTATCATAACAATGAAATAAAACATGTTAACTGA